In Porites lutea chromosome 1, jaPorLute2.1, whole genome shotgun sequence, a single genomic region encodes these proteins:
- the LOC140922920 gene encoding probable caffeoyl-CoA O-methyltransferase 2: MSIFSENKLLFGAVGIALSSVAVGYVVGRRHKKMFSDNWKTLSGGNDVVKQYLLDHGIREPESLRKLREATVHTASRQTMMCSADESQLIRLLMQLLKAKKVIEIGVYTGYNTLSMATMLPQGGKVVACDITDKYLKEINSQQYFEEAGVESKIDLRLQSAITTLDELIAAGESGSYDLVFIDADKTEYDQYYEKSLQLLRSGGIVVVDNALWRARVCSPEMIASDVEARAIHNLNLKIHKDSRVMICFLPFADGVNIAMKL; the protein is encoded by the exons ATGTCTATTTTCAGTGAGAACAAGTTATTATTCGGCGCGGTGGGGATTGCACTATCCTCTGTAGCTGTTGGATATGTTGTAGGTAGACGGCATAAGAAGATGTTTTCTGACAACTGGAAAACATTAAGCGGAGGCAATGACGTGGTTAAGCAATATCTGTTAGACCATGGCATCCGAGAACCCGAATCGCTGAGGAAACTTAGGGAG GCGACTGTACATACAGCTTCAAGACAAACCATGATGTGTAGTGCTGATGAATCACAACTCATTAGGCTATTGATGCAGTTATTGAAAGCAAAAAAGGTTATCGAAATAG GGGTGTACACTGGTTATAACACATTAAGCATGGCTACAATGCTGCCCCAAGGAGGGAAAGTTGTGGCTTGTGACATAACAGACAAATATCTGAAGGAGATTAATTCTCAGCAGTACTTTGAAGAG GCAGGGGTTGAATCGAAGATAGATTTGAGACTACAATCTGCGATCACCACTCTAG ATGAGCTGATAGCCGCAGGAGAGAGTGGAAGTTACGACCTGGTTTTTATTGACGCTGACAAGACGGAGTATGACCAGTACTATGAGAAATCGCTACAGCTGTTGCGCAGTGGGGGAATTGTTGTCGTTGACAAT GCTCTGTGGCGTGCAAGAGTTTGCAGTCCTGAGATGATCGCCTCGGATGTGGAAGCAAGAGCCATTCACAACTTAAACTTGAAAATTCACAAGGACAGCCGTGTTATGATATGTTTTCTTCCCTTCGCTGATGGTGTGAACATAGCTATGAAGCTCTAA
- the LOC140922930 gene encoding uncharacterized protein yields the protein MSAWIAVVLCCHLLVISAKPLEKKKESSDGSDSLPEFTDAKFERSVSDPQYWRGRLSDNKEALNDAQYWRGRLSADPQYWRGRFSDAQYWRGRFSDNMEEKREPQYWFGRFSRGDREHQLRALVPGRFGRNFQGRFGRNFQGRFGRENMQGRFGREENMQGRFGREDDMQGRFGRDFQGRFGRDELQGRFGREEEDEQGRFGRNFQGRFGREEDLQGRFGREKIADDKKQGRFGREEEDDLEKIEKTLQAEEDSKEEKREEVRSLEDSQDESSES from the coding sequence ATGTCTGCGTGGATTGCAGTTGTTCTTTGCTGCCACCTTCTAGTTATCAGCGCAAAAccacttgaaaagaaaaaggaaagcagTGATGGCAGTGATAGTCTTCCCGAGTTTACTGACGCCAAATTTGAGAGATCAGTGAGCGATCCACAGTATTGGAGAGGGCGATTATCTGATAACAAAGAAGCTTTAAACGATGCTCAGTATTGGAGAGGCCGCTTATCTGCGGACCCTCAATACTGGAGGGGTCGATTTAGTGACGCACAGTACTGGAGAGGGCGTTTCTCTGATAACATGGAGGAAAAACGGGAGCCACAATACTGGTTTGGCCGGTTCAGCCGAGGGGACCGAGAGCACCAGCTACGAGCCTTAGTTCCTGGTCGTTTTGGGAGAAATTTTCAAGGCAGGTTTGGGAGAAATTTTCAAGGGCGCTTCGGTCGTGAGAATATGCAAGGACGCTTTGGTAGAGAAGAAAATATGCAAGGTCGATTTGGGCGAGAAGATGACATGCAAGGTCGGTTTGGTCGTGATTTCCAGGGTCGTTTTGGTCGTGATGAATTACAAGGCCGATTTGGTCGTGAGGAGGAGGACGAGCAAGGCCGTTTTGGACGCAATTTCCAAGGACGATTTGGGCGAGAAGAAGATTTACAAGGACGCTTCGGTCGTGAAAAAATTGCGGACGATAAAAAACAGGGGCGCTTTGGTCGAGAAGAAGAGGATGACCTTgagaaaattgagaaaactCTGCAAGCCGAAGAGGATTCGAAGGAGGAAAAACGTGAGGAGGTTAGGAGTTTAGAAGATTCCCAAGACGAGAGTTCAGAATCTTAA